In Streptomyces sp. NBC_00569, a single genomic region encodes these proteins:
- a CDS encoding catalase, whose translation MLAPGQEAHVTSQGPLTTEAGAPVADNQNSETAGVGGPVLVQDQALLEKLAHFNRERIPERIVHARGAGAYGTFTLTRDVSQWTRAKFLSEVGKQTETFLRFSTVAGSLGSADAVRDPRGFALKFYTEEGNYDLVGNNTPVFFIKDAIKFPDFIHTQKRDPYTGSQEADNVWDFWGMSPESTHQVTWLFGDRGIPATLRHMNGYGSHTYQWNNEAGEVFWVKYHFKTDQGIKNLTAGEAAKLAGEDPDSHQRDLREAIERGEFPSWTVQVQIMPAADAANYRFNPFDLTKVWPHEDYPAIEIGKLELNRNPENIFAEVEQSIFSPAHFVPGIGPSPDKMLQGRLFAYGDAHRYRVGINADHLPVNRPHATEARTNSRDGYLYDGRHKGGKNYEPNSFGGPFQTDRPLWVSTPVTGGTGNHEAPSHVEDDDFVQAGDLYRLMSEDEKARLIENLAGNIAGVSRDDIAERAIGNFRRADGDFGKRLEAAVQALRG comes from the coding sequence GTGCTTGCACCGGGGCAGGAGGCGCACGTGACGTCGCAGGGACCGCTCACCACGGAGGCCGGCGCGCCGGTCGCCGACAACCAGAACAGCGAGACCGCGGGCGTCGGCGGGCCTGTCCTGGTCCAGGACCAGGCGCTGCTCGAGAAGCTCGCGCACTTCAACCGCGAGCGCATCCCGGAGCGCATCGTGCACGCCCGCGGCGCGGGTGCGTACGGCACGTTCACGCTGACCCGGGACGTCTCGCAGTGGACGCGGGCCAAGTTCCTCTCCGAGGTCGGCAAGCAGACCGAGACGTTCCTGCGGTTCTCCACCGTCGCCGGCAGCCTCGGCTCCGCGGACGCCGTGCGTGACCCCCGCGGCTTCGCGCTGAAGTTCTACACGGAGGAGGGGAACTACGACCTCGTCGGTAACAACACTCCGGTGTTCTTCATCAAGGACGCCATCAAGTTCCCCGACTTCATCCACACGCAGAAGCGCGACCCGTACACGGGCTCGCAGGAGGCCGACAACGTGTGGGACTTCTGGGGCATGAGCCCCGAGTCGACGCACCAGGTCACCTGGCTCTTCGGCGACCGCGGCATCCCGGCGACGCTGCGCCACATGAACGGGTACGGCTCGCACACGTATCAGTGGAACAACGAGGCCGGCGAGGTCTTCTGGGTCAAGTACCACTTCAAGACCGACCAGGGGATCAAGAACCTCACCGCCGGGGAGGCCGCGAAGCTCGCCGGTGAGGACCCGGACTCGCACCAGCGCGACCTGCGCGAGGCCATCGAGCGCGGCGAGTTCCCGTCCTGGACCGTGCAGGTCCAGATCATGCCGGCGGCCGACGCGGCGAACTACCGCTTCAACCCGTTCGACCTCACCAAGGTCTGGCCGCACGAGGACTACCCGGCGATCGAGATCGGCAAGCTGGAGCTCAACCGCAACCCGGAGAACATCTTCGCCGAGGTCGAGCAGTCCATCTTCAGCCCCGCGCACTTCGTGCCGGGCATCGGCCCCTCGCCCGACAAGATGCTCCAGGGCCGCCTCTTCGCGTACGGCGACGCGCACCGCTACCGCGTCGGCATCAACGCCGACCACCTGCCGGTGAACCGTCCGCACGCCACCGAGGCGCGCACCAACTCCCGTGACGGCTACCTGTACGACGGCCGCCACAAGGGCGGGAAGAACTACGAGCCGAACTCCTTCGGCGGCCCGTTCCAGACGGACCGGCCGCTGTGGGTGTCGACGCCGGTCACCGGCGGCACCGGCAACCACGAGGCTCCCTCGCACGTCGAGGACGACGACTTCGTGCAGGCGGGCGACCTCTACCGCCTGATGTCCGAGGACGAGAAGGCCCGCCTGATCGAGAACCTCGCCGGCAACATCGCGGGCGTCTCCCGCGACGACATCGCCGAGCGCGCGATCGGCAACTTCCGCCGGGCGGACGGTGACTTCGGCAAGCGCCTCGAGGCCGCGGTCCAGGCCCTTCGCGGCTGA
- a CDS encoding Fur family transcriptional regulator: MSDLLERLRGRGWRMTAQRRVVAEVLDGDHVHLTADEVHARAVAKLPEISRATVYNTLGEMVSLGEVIEVATDKRAKRYDPNAHRPHQHLVCARCGAIRDVHPSGNPLTDLPDSERFGFTISDVEVTYRGVCPNCATA, encoded by the coding sequence ATGAGTGACCTGTTGGAACGACTGCGCGGACGCGGATGGCGTATGACCGCACAGCGGCGCGTCGTGGCCGAGGTCCTCGACGGGGACCACGTACACCTGACGGCCGATGAGGTGCACGCCCGCGCCGTCGCCAAGCTCCCCGAGATCTCCCGGGCGACCGTCTACAACACACTCGGCGAGATGGTCTCCCTCGGTGAGGTCATCGAGGTCGCCACGGACAAGCGGGCCAAGCGCTACGACCCGAACGCGCACCGCCCGCACCAGCACCTGGTCTGCGCCCGGTGCGGCGCGATCCGGGACGTCCACCCGAGCGGCAACCCCCTCACCGACCTCCCCGACTCCGAGCGCTTCGGCTTCACGATCTCGGACGTCGAGGTGACGTACCGGGGCGTCTGCCCGAACTGCGCGACGGCGTAG
- a CDS encoding ABC transporter ATP-binding protein — protein sequence MGDPHPKLQARTLTRSFGRGHRTVAALGPLDLTIASGEFTCVVGPSGCGKSTLLRIAAGLLRPTAGELAIRTDSARPAAMIFQDYGIYDWKTVLANVRFGLDIQKVPRKEADARATDWLTRMGLADFADAYPSALSGGMRQRVAIARALAVEPEILLMDEPFAALDAQLRTILQDELLDLTQTTRTTTLFITHSLEEAIVLGDRVLVMSARPGRIIAERRPPFARPRTGDIRSTPEFTALKGELWDLLRGEVRRDEVVPA from the coding sequence GTGGGAGATCCGCACCCCAAACTCCAGGCCCGCACGCTCACCCGGTCCTTCGGCCGAGGCCACCGCACGGTGGCGGCCCTCGGCCCCCTCGACCTCACCATCGCCTCCGGCGAGTTCACCTGCGTGGTCGGCCCCTCCGGCTGCGGGAAGTCCACCCTCCTGCGCATCGCCGCCGGTCTGCTGCGCCCGACCGCCGGTGAGCTGGCCATCCGCACCGACAGCGCCCGCCCGGCCGCGATGATCTTCCAGGACTACGGGATCTACGACTGGAAGACGGTCCTGGCCAACGTCCGCTTCGGCCTCGACATCCAGAAGGTCCCCCGCAAAGAGGCAGACGCCCGCGCCACCGACTGGCTCACCCGCATGGGCCTCGCCGACTTCGCGGACGCCTATCCGTCCGCGCTGTCCGGCGGCATGCGCCAGCGCGTCGCCATCGCCCGCGCGCTCGCCGTGGAGCCCGAGATCCTCCTCATGGACGAGCCGTTCGCGGCCCTCGACGCCCAGCTGCGCACGATCCTCCAGGACGAGCTCCTCGACCTCACCCAGACCACCCGCACCACCACCCTCTTCATCACCCACAGCCTGGAAGAGGCGATCGTGCTGGGCGACCGCGTCCTCGTGATGTCGGCGCGGCCGGGCCGCATCATCGCCGAGCGCCGCCCGCCGTTCGCCCGGCCGCGCACCGGCGACATCCGCTCGACGCCCGAATTCACCGCCCTGAAAGGCGAGTTGTGGGATCTGCTGCGGGGCGAGGTACGGCGCGACGAGGTGGTCCCGGCATGA
- a CDS encoding ABC transporter permease, whose protein sequence is MTTTAPKEDTTLLVRRPGPQELHPARTHRRRRALELSLAVAVPLVLVLLWQLAATQAWIDDRVYPAPSTILVDGWHRAADGDLWPDVWATLKRVLAGYAIGTVTGYALGLLMGSLSVVRAALEPMLDALYVVPKLALLPIFLNMFGLGEGPQIALVAATVFFFVWISTMAAVLAVPSGHRDAGQVFGASPWQMFRHVLLPASLPAVLVGARIAAGVAVLVIVASEQIAATNGLGHLIFDARALFQNDVMFVGIVCVAVLGVVFSELVRIAGRLLTPWAPRDRGRGQS, encoded by the coding sequence ATGACGACGACCGCCCCGAAGGAAGACACGACGCTCCTGGTGAGACGGCCGGGCCCACAGGAGCTGCACCCCGCCCGCACCCACCGCAGGCGCCGCGCCCTCGAACTCTCGCTCGCCGTCGCCGTCCCTCTCGTCCTGGTCCTGCTGTGGCAGCTCGCCGCCACCCAGGCGTGGATCGACGACCGCGTCTACCCGGCGCCGTCCACGATCCTCGTCGACGGCTGGCACCGCGCCGCGGACGGCGACCTGTGGCCGGACGTGTGGGCCACCCTCAAGCGCGTGCTCGCCGGATACGCGATCGGCACCGTCACCGGATACGCCCTCGGCCTCCTGATGGGCTCGCTCTCCGTCGTCCGCGCCGCCCTCGAACCCATGCTGGACGCCCTCTACGTCGTCCCGAAGCTGGCCCTGCTGCCGATCTTCCTGAACATGTTCGGCCTGGGCGAGGGCCCGCAGATCGCGCTGGTCGCCGCGACCGTCTTCTTCTTCGTCTGGATCTCCACGATGGCGGCGGTGCTCGCCGTCCCCTCCGGCCACCGGGACGCCGGCCAGGTCTTCGGCGCCTCTCCGTGGCAGATGTTCCGGCACGTCCTGCTGCCCGCGTCGCTGCCCGCGGTCCTGGTCGGCGCCCGCATCGCCGCGGGCGTCGCGGTCCTCGTGATCGTCGCCTCGGAGCAGATCGCGGCCACGAACGGCCTCGGCCACCTGATCTTCGACGCCCGCGCCCTCTTCCAGAACGACGTGATGTTCGTCGGCATCGTCTGTGTCGCCGTGCTCGGCGTCGTCTTCTCCGAACTGGTGCGCATCGCGGGCCGGCTGCTCACCCCGTGGGCTCCGCGCGACCGCGGCCGCGGCCAGTCCTGA
- a CDS encoding ABC transporter substrate-binding protein, with protein MRTRLVCTTLLATGTLLASAGCGGNSDSSPDTAAKPRTVKAVAGCGKTGWTDPSDLAADRAPARCDKGTPAPVKLTKTRKLTIATGTLSAEYVAPLELAVQKGEFKKEGLDVTLKVLPTPDALPLLAKGDIDAQWAAPEAAVMNGVSGGFDIKWVAGNFSPDPKSKSGMWVRLKKGQSPDHVPMAGRRLGTMIGKGSVISYPMDKALKKHGGGLDKIQFQQLGSADVLTALQNGGVDSAWLLDPVWRKVDGDKRYAFLGGQPLGEPLGGLLFGPKLLKEDPDAGVALLRAYIRTVNTYFAGDYKKDPAFVADLAGLLKTDKAVLESTPSLRMDWEIRAGTTDRLQAAYRAAGVSKGDPLPEDKVVDRALYGEAVGHKP; from the coding sequence ATGCGCACCAGACTCGTCTGTACGACCCTGCTCGCGACCGGCACCCTGCTCGCCTCGGCCGGCTGCGGCGGCAACAGCGACTCCTCGCCGGACACGGCCGCGAAGCCCCGCACGGTCAAGGCGGTGGCGGGCTGCGGGAAGACCGGCTGGACCGATCCGTCGGACCTGGCCGCCGACCGCGCACCCGCCCGCTGCGACAAGGGCACCCCGGCCCCGGTGAAGCTCACGAAGACCCGCAAGCTCACCATCGCGACCGGCACCCTGAGCGCCGAGTACGTGGCCCCGCTCGAACTGGCCGTACAGAAGGGCGAGTTCAAGAAGGAGGGTCTCGACGTCACCCTGAAGGTCCTGCCGACCCCGGACGCGCTCCCGCTGCTGGCCAAGGGGGACATCGACGCACAGTGGGCGGCGCCCGAGGCCGCGGTGATGAACGGCGTCAGCGGCGGCTTCGACATCAAGTGGGTCGCCGGGAACTTCTCCCCGGACCCGAAGTCCAAGAGCGGTATGTGGGTGCGACTGAAGAAGGGGCAGAGCCCGGACCACGTCCCGATGGCCGGACGCAGGCTCGGCACGATGATCGGCAAGGGCTCGGTCATCTCGTACCCCATGGACAAGGCGCTGAAGAAGCACGGCGGCGGCCTTGACAAGATCCAGTTCCAGCAGCTGGGCTCGGCCGACGTCCTGACCGCGCTCCAGAACGGCGGGGTCGACTCGGCATGGCTGCTCGACCCGGTGTGGCGCAAGGTCGACGGCGACAAGCGGTACGCGTTCCTGGGCGGTCAGCCGCTCGGCGAACCCCTCGGCGGTCTCCTGTTCGGCCCGAAGCTCCTCAAGGAGGACCCGGACGCCGGGGTCGCGCTGCTGCGCGCGTACATCCGCACGGTCAACACGTACTTCGCGGGCGACTACAAGAAGGACCCGGCGTTCGTCGCCGACCTCGCCGGGCTCCTGAAGACCGACAAGGCCGTACTGGAGTCGACGCCGTCGCTGCGGATGGACTGGGAGATCAGGGCAGGCACGACGGACCGGCTCCAGGCCGCGTACCGTGCGGCCGGCGTCTCCAAGGGGGACCCGCTTCCGGAGGACAAGGTCGTGGACCGGGCGCTGTACGGGGAGGCGGTGGGCCACAAGCCGTGA